The following coding sequences lie in one Dysgonomonas mossii genomic window:
- a CDS encoding P-II family nitrogen regulator yields MKKIEAIVRKSKFNEVRRALHEADIDFLSWWEVNGQGSARQGLIFRGIAYDVNTIERIYIAFVVRNINVEKSINAILGSAFTGESGDGRIFVSAIEQSIRIRTGDHGDEALYDKDEEDEESK; encoded by the coding sequence ATGAAAAAAATTGAAGCAATCGTTCGCAAATCAAAATTTAATGAAGTCCGCCGAGCATTACATGAAGCAGATATCGACTTTTTGTCATGGTGGGAAGTCAATGGACAGGGAAGTGCCCGTCAAGGTTTAATATTCAGAGGTATAGCATATGATGTAAATACAATAGAACGTATCTATATCGCTTTTGTTGTGAGAAATATAAATGTAGAAAAATCAATTAATGCCATTTTAGGTTCAGCTTTTACAGGCGAAAGCGGAGATGGTAGAATATTCGTATCGGCAATAGAACAATCAATCCGTATACGCACCGGAGACCATGGTGACGAAGCCTTGTACGACAAGGATGAAGAGGATGAAGAGAGTAAATAA
- the gyrA gene encoding DNA gyrase subunit A, with product MAETEDRIIRINIEDEMKSAYIDYSMSVIVSRALPDVRDGFKPVHRRILYGMSELGNTSNKPHKKSARIVGEVLGKYHPHGDSSVYFAMVRMAQEWSMRYLLVDGQGNMGSVDGDSPAAMRYTEARLSRLAEEMLKDIDKETVDFQLNFDDTLQEPTVLPTRIPNLLINGASGIAVGMATNMAPHNMTESIDAIVAYIDDRDIDTDGLMQYIKAPDFPSGGFIYGYQGVRDAFETGRGRVVMRGRAEIETEGNHEKIVITEIPYLVNKAELIKHIADLVGEKRLDGISNVNDESDRQGMRIVVDIKRDANANVVLNKLYKLTALQSSFSVNNIALVKGRPRTLNLKDMISLFVEHRIDVVIRRTTYDLRKAEERAHILEGLIIASDNIDEVIALIRASKSPQEAIESLMNRFNLSEIQSRAIVEMRLRQLTGLEQDKLRNEYDEIQKLIAYLNEILSNEDLRMQVIKDELIEIKNKYGDARRTEIVYASEELNPEDFYANDEMIITVSHFGYIKRTPLTEFRAQNRGGVGAKGSETRDADFIEHIYPASMHNYILLFTQKGKCFWLRVFDIPEGTKNSKGRAIQNLLNIESDDKVTAFIRVRGFSDTDYINSHYLVFCTKAGVIKKTRLEAYSRPRQNGVNAITIREDDRVIEVLMTDGDSEILIANRNGRAIRFHESDVREMGRTATGVRGMRIDEDGQDEVIGMLAMSKEDQKTHTIMVVSEQGYGKRTNLNDKDEEGNDLFDEDGNIIPVYRITSRGGKGVKTLNITDKTGKLVSINSVTDDNDLMIINKSGITIRLKVSDIRTMGRATQGVRLINLGKRNDEIASVCKVDSEDEEDIELAEIELDEDTQNNSTLDENEEINN from the coding sequence ATGGCAGAAACAGAGGACAGAATTATCAGGATCAATATTGAAGACGAAATGAAGTCGGCATATATCGACTATTCTATGTCAGTAATTGTATCCCGTGCATTACCCGATGTAAGAGATGGATTTAAGCCTGTTCACCGTCGTATCCTTTACGGTATGAGTGAGCTAGGTAATACGTCAAACAAACCGCACAAAAAATCCGCAAGGATTGTAGGGGAAGTGTTAGGTAAGTATCACCCACATGGAGACTCTTCTGTCTATTTTGCAATGGTGCGTATGGCTCAAGAATGGAGCATGCGTTACCTTTTGGTAGATGGGCAGGGTAATATGGGGAGTGTAGATGGTGATAGTCCCGCCGCCATGCGTTATACAGAGGCCAGGTTGAGTCGTTTGGCCGAAGAGATGCTAAAAGATATTGATAAGGAAACTGTTGATTTTCAATTAAACTTCGACGATACGTTACAAGAGCCGACAGTGCTTCCTACACGTATACCTAATTTGCTTATAAATGGAGCTTCGGGTATTGCTGTTGGGATGGCTACGAATATGGCTCCTCACAATATGACAGAGTCTATTGATGCTATTGTAGCATATATAGACGATAGAGATATCGATACCGATGGTTTGATGCAATATATCAAAGCGCCTGATTTTCCATCAGGAGGGTTTATATATGGTTATCAAGGAGTAAGAGATGCTTTTGAAACAGGGCGAGGACGTGTGGTTATGCGCGGTCGTGCCGAAATAGAGACAGAAGGTAATCATGAAAAAATAGTAATTACCGAAATTCCTTATCTGGTAAATAAAGCTGAATTAATCAAGCATATAGCTGACCTGGTCGGAGAAAAAAGGCTGGATGGTATCAGTAATGTTAATGACGAGTCTGACCGCCAAGGAATGCGTATCGTTGTAGATATCAAGCGTGATGCTAATGCGAATGTTGTGCTAAATAAATTGTATAAGCTTACAGCTCTACAATCTTCATTTAGTGTTAATAATATTGCTTTGGTAAAGGGACGTCCTAGAACGTTGAATCTTAAGGATATGATATCATTATTCGTTGAACACAGAATAGATGTTGTTATCCGCAGAACTACATACGATTTACGTAAGGCCGAAGAGCGTGCTCATATTCTGGAAGGATTAATTATTGCATCAGATAATATAGACGAAGTAATAGCTCTTATAAGGGCTTCTAAATCGCCTCAGGAAGCTATTGAAAGTTTGATGAATAGATTCAACCTGAGCGAGATACAGTCTCGTGCAATCGTTGAAATGCGTTTGCGTCAATTAACCGGACTTGAACAAGATAAACTTCGTAATGAATATGACGAAATACAGAAACTAATTGCTTACCTGAACGAAATCCTATCGAACGAAGATCTTCGGATGCAGGTAATCAAAGATGAACTGATAGAAATAAAGAATAAATATGGTGATGCTCGTCGTACAGAGATTGTATATGCATCTGAAGAACTCAACCCTGAAGATTTCTATGCAAATGATGAGATGATCATAACAGTATCTCATTTCGGATATATCAAACGTACACCTCTTACCGAGTTTCGTGCACAAAACAGAGGTGGAGTAGGAGCTAAAGGTTCTGAAACACGTGACGCAGATTTTATTGAACACATCTATCCGGCATCGATGCACAACTATATATTATTATTTACTCAAAAAGGTAAATGTTTTTGGTTGCGTGTATTTGATATTCCGGAAGGAACCAAGAATTCAAAAGGAAGGGCTATACAGAACTTGCTGAATATTGAATCGGACGATAAGGTTACGGCATTTATTCGTGTCAGAGGATTTAGTGATACTGATTACATTAATAGTCATTATCTTGTATTCTGTACAAAAGCAGGAGTTATCAAGAAAACCAGACTTGAAGCATATTCTCGTCCTCGCCAGAATGGGGTCAACGCAATTACTATTCGTGAAGATGACAGAGTGATTGAAGTCTTGATGACTGATGGTGACAGTGAAATTCTCATAGCAAATCGTAATGGACGAGCAATTCGTTTCCATGAATCAGATGTTCGTGAGATGGGGCGTACTGCTACCGGAGTAAGGGGTATGCGTATAGATGAAGATGGACAAGACGAAGTGATAGGAATGTTGGCTATGTCTAAAGAAGATCAGAAAACTCATACTATCATGGTGGTTTCAGAGCAGGGATATGGAAAACGTACTAATCTGAATGATAAAGACGAAGAAGGAAATGATCTTTTTGATGAAGATGGCAATATTATTCCTGTATATCGTATAACCAGTAGGGGAGGTAAGGGTGTTAAAACATTGAACATTACAGATAAGACCGGTAAGCTCGTTTCTATAAATAGTGTTACTGATGATAACGATTTAATGATAATTAACAAGTCTGGTATTACAATTCGTCTAAAAGTTTCAGATATTCGCACTATGGGACGTGCTACACAGGGCGTTAGACTCATAAATTTAGGAAAACGAAATGATGAAATAGCATCTGTTTGTAAGGTCGATTCCGAAGATGAAGAAGATATTGAACTTGCCGAAATAGAGTTGGATGAAGATACCCAGAATAACTCAACCCTGGATGAAAATGAGGAAATAAATAACTGA
- a CDS encoding ROK family protein, whose product MEKPYAIGIDIGGTNSVFGVVDKRGHIINQGSIKTGAYKEINEYVTNLSAGVQEIIDQVGGSSNIKGIGVGAPNGNYFTGCIEFAPNLPWKGVIPLAQMLTDKLNVPVALTNDANAAAIGEMTYGAARGMKDFIVITLGTGVGSGIVVNGQLVYGHDGFAGELGHTTIQRNGRMCGCGKKGCLETYSSATGVARTAREFLETRKDPSLLRELDPNEITSKDVYDAAVKGDVLAKEIFEFTGQMLGEAFADFVAFSSPEAIILFGGLTKSSKFIFDPVRKHMEENMLPIFRNKIKLLMSELKESDAAVLGASALGWEVKDY is encoded by the coding sequence ATGGAGAAACCATATGCTATTGGGATTGATATTGGTGGAACCAATTCTGTTTTTGGTGTTGTAGACAAACGTGGACACATCATTAATCAGGGTTCTATCAAAACTGGTGCTTATAAAGAAATCAACGAATATGTAACAAATCTCTCAGCCGGAGTTCAAGAAATTATAGATCAGGTTGGAGGATCAAGCAATATTAAAGGTATTGGAGTTGGAGCTCCAAACGGAAATTACTTTACAGGTTGTATCGAATTTGCACCTAATCTTCCATGGAAAGGTGTTATTCCATTGGCTCAGATGCTGACAGACAAACTAAATGTACCTGTGGCATTAACCAATGACGCGAATGCAGCGGCTATAGGTGAAATGACTTATGGAGCAGCTCGTGGAATGAAAGATTTTATTGTTATTACACTAGGTACAGGCGTTGGTAGTGGTATCGTAGTAAATGGGCAGTTGGTATATGGCCACGATGGATTTGCAGGCGAACTAGGCCATACTACAATTCAACGTAATGGACGTATGTGTGGTTGTGGTAAGAAAGGTTGCCTTGAAACATATAGTTCTGCTACCGGTGTAGCACGCACAGCGAGAGAGTTTCTTGAAACAAGAAAAGATCCAAGTTTATTAAGAGAACTTGATCCGAACGAAATAACATCAAAAGATGTGTATGATGCTGCTGTGAAAGGTGATGTTTTGGCAAAAGAAATTTTTGAGTTTACCGGTCAGATGCTTGGAGAGGCATTTGCAGACTTTGTAGCATTTTCTAGTCCCGAAGCGATTATACTATTTGGAGGATTAACCAAATCAAGCAAATTTATTTTTGATCCTGTGCGCAAGCATATGGAAGAAAATATGTTGCCTATATTCCGTAACAAAATTAAACTTTTAATGTCTGAGCTTAAAGAAAGCGATGCTGCCGTACTTGGTGCAAGTGCTTTAGGTTGGGAAGTAAAAGACTATTAA
- a CDS encoding tetratricopeptide repeat protein has product MKRSLLLITLCIFAGFSFAQKKAVKDAKSAMKNVDEARELIKPALTNPETVNDPETWKIAGDIEYKAFDDERTLEMQKEITGKGGNEEKMYIGLYNMYDPYIKADELGQIPNEKGQVKNKFRKDIVKNMRDGHRFYINGGVYYNEKRDFKRATDFFERYWELPSLAMFEDTKGDFNTQDSVYQTIKYYAVISSIQSADHDRSIKLLKKIIAEPYVQNSTYKESDAYELLASEYQQVNDSLAFVQVLNDGAKKFPGNKYFTPNLINEFIRGGKTAEAMAYLDQAIANDPSNTCELIGVKASLYAEQKNYASAEPAYLQAIAADANCEKALEGLGVLYILQAQDVKEKAGQTNSRSEQAQLDKQTADFYQKSLPYLEKYRDLLKARGADFDLDIKPALMKLQNVYYNLSLLNIDKSAEYEAVQKELGISDKQ; this is encoded by the coding sequence ATGAAGCGAAGTTTATTATTAATAACATTATGCATATTTGCAGGATTCTCTTTTGCCCAGAAAAAAGCTGTGAAAGATGCAAAATCCGCAATGAAGAACGTTGATGAAGCAAGAGAATTAATCAAACCCGCACTCACTAATCCTGAAACTGTGAATGATCCTGAAACATGGAAAATAGCAGGTGATATCGAGTACAAAGCGTTTGATGATGAACGAACTTTAGAAATGCAAAAAGAGATCACCGGTAAAGGAGGGAATGAAGAAAAGATGTATATTGGACTTTACAATATGTATGATCCATATATCAAAGCTGATGAACTAGGTCAGATACCAAATGAAAAAGGACAGGTAAAGAACAAGTTCAGAAAGGATATTGTTAAAAATATGAGAGATGGACACAGGTTCTATATTAATGGAGGTGTGTACTATAACGAGAAGAGAGACTTTAAGAGAGCAACTGACTTTTTTGAAAGATACTGGGAGCTTCCTTCTTTAGCTATGTTTGAAGATACAAAAGGTGACTTCAATACACAAGATAGTGTTTATCAGACTATCAAATATTATGCTGTTATTAGCTCTATCCAATCGGCTGATCATGACCGTTCTATCAAACTATTGAAGAAAATTATTGCTGAACCTTACGTTCAGAACAGTACTTATAAGGAAAGTGATGCATATGAACTCTTAGCTAGTGAATACCAACAAGTAAATGATAGTCTTGCGTTTGTGCAAGTATTGAATGATGGTGCTAAGAAATTTCCTGGTAATAAATATTTCACACCAAACTTGATCAATGAGTTCATTAGAGGAGGCAAGACGGCAGAAGCTATGGCTTATTTGGATCAAGCGATTGCTAACGATCCAAGCAATACTTGTGAATTGATAGGTGTAAAAGCATCATTGTATGCTGAGCAAAAAAATTATGCAAGTGCAGAACCTGCATATCTACAAGCTATCGCTGCTGATGCTAACTGTGAGAAAGCCCTTGAAGGCTTAGGCGTGTTGTATATACTTCAGGCTCAGGATGTAAAAGAAAAAGCTGGTCAAACAAATAGTAGAAGTGAACAAGCACAGTTAGATAAGCAAACTGCAGACTTTTACCAGAAATCTTTACCATATCTTGAAAAATATAGAGATTTGTTGAAAGCCAGAGGTGCTGATTTTGATTTAGATATCAAACCTGCATTAATGAAATTACAAAATGTATATTACAACTTGAGTTTATTAAATATAGATAAATCAGCTGAATATGAAGCAGTTCAAAAAGAGCTAGGTATATCAGATAAGCAATAA
- the meaB gene encoding methylmalonyl Co-A mutase-associated GTPase MeaB: MDHIENDEQFQGLSVNKGTSEQPTINPYLNSFKKFKRKTYSVSEYVDGIRKGNISILGQAVTLIESSKPEHQAIAQEVIEKCLPYTGDSVRIGITGVPGAGKSTSIDAFGMHILKKNNKLAVLAIDPSSELTKGSILGDKTRMERLSVEKNAFIRPSPSAGSLGGVARKTRETIILCEAAGFDRIIIETVGVGQSETAVHSMVDFFLLIQLAGTGDELQGIKRGIMEMADGIVINKADGNNIEKSRLAQSHFKNALHLFPLPESGWVPKVLTYSGYYEIGIDEVWNMIDEYIAFVKENGYFEHKRNDQSRYWMYETINERLKNNFYNNAVIQKELRICEEQVINSQISSFAAANKVLDIYQKISK, from the coding sequence ATGGATCATATTGAGAACGATGAACAATTTCAAGGATTAAGTGTAAATAAAGGCACTTCAGAGCAACCGACTATTAATCCTTATCTAAATAGCTTCAAGAAATTTAAACGCAAAACGTATTCTGTGTCTGAATATGTTGATGGTATTCGCAAGGGAAATATATCTATTCTTGGACAGGCAGTTACACTTATTGAAAGTTCTAAACCAGAACATCAGGCTATAGCACAAGAAGTTATAGAAAAATGTTTGCCATATACAGGCGATTCTGTTCGAATTGGTATTACAGGTGTACCCGGAGCCGGAAAAAGTACTTCTATTGATGCATTTGGAATGCATATTCTGAAAAAAAATAATAAACTAGCCGTTCTTGCTATAGATCCATCAAGTGAATTGACTAAAGGAAGTATACTTGGAGATAAGACTCGTATGGAACGTTTGTCTGTTGAAAAAAATGCGTTTATACGCCCCTCCCCTTCTGCCGGATCTTTAGGTGGTGTAGCTCGCAAGACGAGAGAAACGATTATACTCTGTGAAGCTGCTGGATTTGACCGTATTATAATAGAAACAGTTGGTGTTGGGCAGTCTGAAACCGCAGTACACTCTATGGTCGATTTCTTTTTACTTATACAATTAGCCGGAACCGGAGATGAATTGCAAGGTATCAAGCGTGGTATAATGGAGATGGCCGACGGAATTGTTATAAACAAGGCTGATGGTAATAATATAGAGAAGTCTCGTTTAGCACAGTCCCATTTTAAGAATGCTTTACACCTATTTCCTCTTCCGGAATCAGGATGGGTGCCTAAAGTCTTGACTTATTCCGGATATTATGAGATAGGTATAGATGAAGTGTGGAATATGATTGATGAATATATTGCATTTGTCAAAGAAAATGGTTATTTTGAGCATAAACGTAACGATCAATCTCGCTATTGGATGTATGAAACGATTAACGAACGGTTAAAGAATAATTTTTATAACAATGCTGTCATACAAAAGGAATTAAGGATATGTGAAGAACAAGTAATTAATTCCCAGATAAGCTCATTTGCTGCTGCTAATAAAGTCTTAGATATTTATCAGAAGATATCTAAATGA
- a CDS encoding site-specific integrase, whose protein sequence is MKSTFNVIYYIRRDKLKKDGTAPIFCRITISQEKVSFNIKAAINTGIWESSTGRAIGKSREALGINKIIDSYTSLINEKYNEIFDRDGIVSAEGLKNSILGISSSPNDIPIYLLEVYRQHNEDMEKLVGKKFSPAILQKYKCVYKKLQTFLKFKYNLSDIKLKDIKHSFLTDFETYLRIEGNCQTNTIGRNMRLLKKIINIAKNNGWIIADPYANYKIHFEKVDRGYLTEEEIKAIIEKDFSIGRIEKVRDIFIFSCFTGLSYADIYELTYDDIKPHFDDNLWIMKKRVKTNTDITVPLMDIPLSIIERYRGKQKNNKVLPTMCNQKMNSYLKEIADLCGIEKHLTYHMSRHTFATTFLSLGIPIESVSKMLGHTKIQTTQIYARITNNKIANEMNAIAGKLKTYESKNAIV, encoded by the coding sequence ATGAAAAGTACATTCAATGTTATTTATTACATCCGTCGAGACAAACTTAAAAAGGACGGAACAGCACCTATCTTTTGCCGGATTACAATCTCTCAGGAGAAGGTCAGTTTTAATATAAAAGCTGCAATAAATACAGGTATTTGGGAATCAAGTACAGGCAGAGCAATCGGAAAGAGTCGAGAAGCTTTAGGTATCAATAAGATTATAGATTCTTATACCAGCCTTATCAATGAAAAATACAATGAGATATTTGATCGTGATGGGATTGTTTCTGCAGAAGGCTTGAAAAACAGTATTCTTGGTATCTCCTCGTCTCCTAACGACATACCAATCTATCTTTTGGAAGTCTATCGTCAGCACAATGAAGATATGGAAAAACTGGTCGGTAAAAAATTCTCTCCGGCTATCCTGCAAAAATACAAATGTGTTTATAAAAAGCTTCAGACATTCTTAAAATTCAAATATAATCTGTCTGATATTAAACTGAAAGATATTAAACACAGTTTCTTAACGGATTTTGAAACTTATCTTAGAATTGAAGGGAATTGCCAGACCAATACAATCGGGCGCAACATGAGGCTTCTGAAGAAGATTATCAATATAGCAAAGAACAATGGTTGGATCATCGCAGACCCTTATGCGAATTATAAAATCCATTTCGAGAAGGTTGACAGAGGATATCTGACCGAAGAAGAGATAAAGGCGATTATTGAGAAAGACTTCTCTATTGGTCGGATCGAAAAGGTAAGGGATATATTTATATTTTCCTGTTTCACCGGACTTTCATATGCAGACATATACGAATTAACGTATGACGATATAAAGCCTCATTTTGATGATAATTTATGGATTATGAAGAAGCGTGTTAAAACAAATACCGATATAACCGTTCCTTTAATGGATATACCACTTTCTATAATCGAGAGATATAGAGGAAAACAAAAGAACAACAAAGTTCTTCCGACAATGTGCAATCAGAAGATGAACTCTTATCTCAAAGAAATTGCCGATTTGTGCGGTATTGAGAAGCATCTCACCTATCACATGAGCCGTCATACATTTGCAACGACATTTTTATCGTTGGGTATTCCGATCGAGTCTGTATCGAAAATGCTGGGGCATACAAAAATCCAGACAACGCAAATATATGCCCGGATAACTAATAACAAGATAGCCAATGAAATGAATGCTATTGCTGGAAAACTAAAAACTTACGAATCAAAAAATGCTATTGTTTAA
- a CDS encoding ammonium transporter: MKHRLFKYVTIILFIAMVLPTAVWAQDSITTVADSLKTTTAIPVEAVAAATEEPTVLNSGNTAWIIVATVLVMMMTIPGLALFYGGLVRQKNILSILMQCLMATGIISIIWVAFGYSWVFGTSFMDSGSPLGQIIGGFDKAFLHGIKLDTYMSGVGIPEILFALFQCMFAVITPALIIGAFAERIKFSGYVVFIILWSIIVYNPMAHWVWGGGWLMKMGAIDFAGGTVVHINAGISALVMAIMLGRRKGYRTIGHPFTPHNIPFVFIGTSLLWLGWFGFNAGSGLAADGLAANAFLVTHLATSAAAVIWMALEWILYKKPTIVGFCTGAVAGLVAITPAAGTADVLGAFAIGGISALVCFFMVAYVKPKLKYDDSLDAFGVHGIGGIVGSILTGVFATRAITGPEGVQGALYGDWNQLWIQVVATGASVVYSAVLTFILFFIVNKTIGLRVSKDDESTGLDISQHGEIAYSEEE, translated from the coding sequence ATGAAACATCGATTATTCAAATACGTCACTATTATATTGTTTATAGCTATGGTTTTACCCACAGCTGTATGGGCACAGGATTCTATTACAACTGTTGCTGACTCTTTAAAAACAACAACGGCTATTCCCGTAGAAGCTGTTGCAGCAGCTACGGAAGAACCTACAGTTTTAAATTCAGGGAATACTGCATGGATTATAGTAGCTACTGTGCTTGTTATGATGATGACAATTCCAGGGTTAGCATTATTCTATGGAGGTCTTGTTCGTCAAAAAAATATTTTGAGCATCCTTATGCAGTGCCTTATGGCTACCGGTATAATTAGTATTATCTGGGTAGCTTTTGGCTACAGTTGGGTATTTGGTACTAGCTTTATGGATTCCGGCAGTCCTCTAGGTCAAATTATCGGAGGATTTGATAAGGCATTTTTACATGGTATAAAATTAGACACATATATGAGCGGAGTTGGCATTCCTGAGATTTTGTTTGCCTTATTCCAGTGTATGTTTGCAGTTATCACTCCGGCTTTGATTATTGGTGCCTTTGCTGAAAGAATCAAGTTTTCGGGTTATGTGGTTTTTATCATCCTATGGTCAATCATCGTTTACAACCCAATGGCTCACTGGGTATGGGGCGGTGGATGGCTAATGAAAATGGGTGCCATTGACTTTGCCGGAGGAACTGTGGTACATATCAATGCCGGTATATCTGCTCTTGTTATGGCTATCATGTTAGGACGCCGAAAAGGATACAGAACAATAGGTCATCCTTTTACACCGCATAACATCCCATTTGTATTCATAGGTACATCTCTACTATGGCTCGGATGGTTTGGATTTAATGCTGGTAGTGGACTTGCAGCTGACGGCTTGGCGGCGAATGCATTCCTTGTAACTCATTTAGCTACATCTGCCGCCGCTGTGATATGGATGGCCCTAGAATGGATTCTTTATAAAAAGCCAACTATTGTAGGATTTTGTACAGGTGCTGTTGCAGGGCTTGTAGCAATAACTCCCGCAGCAGGAACTGCTGATGTGCTCGGAGCTTTTGCCATAGGAGGAATTTCTGCTTTAGTATGTTTCTTTATGGTTGCTTATGTAAAACCAAAACTTAAATACGACGATTCTTTAGATGCTTTTGGTGTACACGGTATCGGTGGTATAGTTGGATCTATACTTACCGGGGTATTTGCCACACGAGCTATCACCGGCCCGGAGGGCGTTCAAGGAGCATTATACGGAGATTGGAATCAATTATGGATACAGGTTGTTGCAACTGGAGCTTCAGTTGTATACAGTGCTGTTCTAACATTCATACTATTCTTTATTGTTAATAAAACTATTGGACTGAGGGTAAGCAAAGATGACGAGTCTACCGGACTTGACATATCTCAACATGGAGAAATTGCTTACAGCGAAGAAGAATAA
- a CDS encoding universal stress protein, producing MKEDKLVTIAIHTPQKAYILKQVLEERGINTHLVNVSQNADDTSLGLAVRVDKEDLMNAISVIENKKLFRYDDEKISKIDDGRKRILVAVDFSSYSIKACHAAFTIAQQTNAKVKILHVYRVHFPITFPFADNLNKDDESDVLSVARRRMLDFCNEIDEKITQKEFPPINYSYSLREGLISEEIENFVEEYKPFLLVLGTKGLSNNKRNVVGNVTADIIEMTNVPVMAIPENFTIENTLDFQNIAFLTNFQKRDLDAFDFLVNILKPYPNVRITLTHVNVINKKDEKWSEAELAEMKKYFIDKYPELNVSYQLIDGPNMADSINEFIKKENINIVMLNTKRRNLFGRIFLPSISRKVLINSDVALIIFR from the coding sequence ATGAAAGAAGATAAATTAGTAACAATAGCCATACATACTCCTCAGAAAGCTTATATATTAAAGCAGGTTTTGGAAGAAAGGGGTATTAACACACATCTTGTGAATGTTTCGCAAAATGCTGACGACACAAGCCTAGGGTTGGCCGTACGTGTAGATAAAGAAGATTTAATGAATGCCATATCTGTAATTGAAAATAAAAAACTATTCAGATATGATGATGAGAAGATATCTAAAATAGATGACGGACGAAAACGCATTCTAGTCGCTGTAGACTTTTCCAGTTACTCAATAAAGGCTTGTCATGCAGCATTTACCATAGCGCAACAAACGAATGCTAAAGTGAAAATACTACATGTATATCGGGTACATTTTCCAATTACATTTCCATTTGCTGATAATTTAAACAAAGATGATGAAAGTGATGTACTAAGTGTAGCTAGACGGAGAATGCTTGATTTTTGTAATGAAATAGATGAGAAAATTACACAAAAAGAATTTCCTCCTATAAATTATTCATATTCGTTACGTGAAGGACTCATTAGTGAAGAGATAGAAAACTTTGTAGAAGAATATAAACCATTCTTACTTGTTTTAGGTACTAAAGGTTTAAGTAACAATAAGAGGAATGTAGTAGGGAATGTAACGGCTGATATAATTGAGATGACCAATGTGCCTGTGATGGCTATTCCGGAGAACTTTACGATTGAAAATACTCTTGATTTTCAGAATATAGCTTTTCTTACAAACTTTCAGAAAAGGGATCTGGACGCTTTTGATTTCTTAGTTAATATATTGAAGCCTTATCCTAATGTAAGAATAACGCTTACCCATGTAAATGTAATAAACAAAAAAGATGAGAAATGGTCTGAGGCTGAGCTTGCTGAAATGAAGAAATATTTTATCGATAAATATCCGGAACTGAATGTTAGCTATCAACTCATCGATGGTCCAAACATGGCGGATTCTATCAATGAATTTATCAAAAAAGAAAACATTAATATAGTTATGCTAAATACTAAACGACGGAATCTTTTTGGTCGGATCTTTTTACCTAGTATATCTAGAAAGGTTTTAATAAATTCTGACGTTGCCCTTATTATCTTTAGATAG
- a CDS encoding YegP family protein: MGKFEISKRKNGEFQFNLKAGNGQVILSSEGYTKKENCKNGIESVRKNSQVESRFEKLESKNGKPYFNLKATNGQIIGTSELYESVASRDNGIASVVKNAPDAEVVDLSAE; the protein is encoded by the coding sequence ATGGGAAAATTTGAAATTTCGAAGAGAAAAAATGGTGAATTCCAGTTTAATCTTAAAGCAGGCAATGGACAAGTTATATTAAGTAGTGAAGGATACACAAAAAAAGAAAACTGCAAAAATGGCATTGAATCTGTAAGAAAAAATAGCCAGGTTGAATCTCGGTTTGAGAAACTAGAATCAAAAAATGGTAAACCATATTTTAATCTAAAAGCTACGAATGGGCAGATTATAGGAACGAGCGAATTATACGAAAGTGTAGCTAGCCGCGATAACGGTATTGCATCTGTTGTTAAAAACGCACCTGATGCTGAAGTTGTAGATCTGAGTGCAGAGTAA